One window of Elaeis guineensis isolate ETL-2024a chromosome 11, EG11, whole genome shotgun sequence genomic DNA carries:
- the LOC105061550 gene encoding LOW QUALITY PROTEIN: BURP domain-containing protein 6 (The sequence of the model RefSeq protein was modified relative to this genomic sequence to represent the inferred CDS: deleted 2 bases in 1 codon), translating to MARFLVFLSFSLLAVEACHAALPADLYWNSVLPNTPMPSAIHDMTRLGVFGDEKWDKSDVRLGWRRADTVWGKAVTEGQIQDPSVTNFFLKKDLHPGAKMTLHFIRTITGATLLPRQVADSIPFSSAKLPEILSRLSITPNSIEAKAMKMTLQDCEEPAIEGETKYCATSVEAMVDFSTSSLGRDVQALSTAVDREGTPKQVYSISKVQKQPSSKVVFCHGENYAYAVFYCHTLSAETYKVSMVGKDGTKVEAVAACHTDTSGFNPEHVAFKVLNVKPGTVPICHSLPQSDIVWTPKK from the exons ATGGCTCGTTTCCTAGTTTTTCTTTCGTTCTCTTTG CTTGCAGTTGAAGCATGTCATGCTGCTTTGCCTGCAGATCTCTACTGGAACTCAGTCTTGCCCAACACTCCCATGCCAAGTGCCATCCACGATATGACACGTCTTG GTGTGTTTGGAGATGAGAAGTGGGACAAATCCGACGTTCGTTTAGGATGGCGCAGAGCCGATACTGTGTGGGGCAAAGCCGTTACTGAGGGCCAAATCCAGGATCCCTCCGTAACCAACTTCTTCCTTAAGAAAGACTTGCACCCGGGTGCCAAGATGACGTTGCACTTCATCCGGACCATCACCGGCGCTACCCTTCTTCCACGCCAAGTCGCCGACTCCATCCCCTTCTCCTCCGCGAAGCTCCCGGAGATCCTTTCCCGCCTCTCCATCACGCCTAACTCCATCGAAGCCAAGGCCATGAAGATGACCCTTCAAGACTGCGAGGAGCCGGCGATCGAGGGAGAGACCAAATACTGCGCCACCTCGGTCGAGGCCATGGTGGATTTCAGCACGTCCAGCCTTGGA CGTGACGTCCAAGCCCTCTCGACGGCGGTCGATAGGGAGGGTACACCGAAACAAGTTTACAGCATATCCAAGGTGCAGAAGCAACCTAGCTCTAAGGTGGTGTTTTGCCACGGTGAGAACTACGCATATGCTGTGTTCTACTGCCACACGTTAAGCGCAGAGACGTACAAGGTGTCGATGGTCGGGAAGGATGGGACCAAGGTGGAGGCAGTGGCTGCATGCCACACCGACACGTCCGGATTCAACCCCGAGCACGTCGCCTTCAAGGTGCTCAACGTCAAGCCCGGGACGGTGCCCATCTGCCACTCCCTACCGCAGAGCGATATTGTTTGGACTCCCAAAAAATAG